One Gemmatimonadaceae bacterium genomic region harbors:
- a CDS encoding M28 family peptidase: protein MTNPSVLPFRVSALAAVLLACIVSTSPLAAQTPSASKRVVPPAFATLSGPISRELSGDRARTTVGFVEQFFRLPGNRGFDASIDTVAALLTAAGYVPESRATTKDRLVFRVESRPMTAPAWTPDDASLTIIGRNAPLMTWATNHNMIAINSWSTPEGGVTARVIDIGAGTDAELAKQDLTGAIALVDGNFRAVFPKVMQRGALGMLAAQKLPAYNQQTKNTTAIQFTSVTRDTVNRGFVIFVSSASRDSLKAALSAGPVQVRAMVKAQFESRPERTVVAEIRGALRPAERFVYSAHVQEPGANDNASGVGLLAEMARTAAVMFKRGQVNPARTLTFLWGDEIRSTDRFLKEDSVRRAGVKWGMSLDMVGENTALTGGTFLIEKMPDPSAVWVRGEDQHSEWGGSPIAASAIRAYWFNDFVRQRCLDRAATTGWVVKSNPFEGGSDHTPFLNAKIPAVLLWHFTDQFYHTDLDRLDMVSATTLTNVGNCALNTGLLLTAGTPGVTKAALTELADVAVRELRTQGDLSAKAIQSGSTAAAERVIIEAWRDYYVAALTKIPDMAVNAVGFDAAIAAAQERVRRVATEVLGQLGR from the coding sequence ATGACAAATCCTTCCGTGTTGCCGTTTCGGGTGAGTGCGCTTGCTGCGGTGCTTCTGGCGTGTATCGTGAGCACCAGTCCGCTCGCCGCACAAACACCGAGCGCCAGCAAGCGCGTCGTGCCACCGGCATTCGCCACGCTCAGCGGGCCCATAAGCCGCGAGCTCTCCGGGGACCGTGCACGCACCACGGTGGGATTCGTCGAGCAGTTCTTCCGACTCCCCGGCAACCGCGGGTTCGATGCATCTATCGATACCGTCGCGGCACTGCTCACGGCAGCCGGCTATGTGCCCGAGTCGCGCGCGACAACGAAAGATCGGCTCGTCTTCCGCGTGGAGTCGCGACCCATGACCGCGCCAGCGTGGACGCCCGACGATGCGTCGCTCACCATTATCGGACGCAACGCGCCGCTGATGACCTGGGCCACGAATCACAACATGATCGCCATCAACTCGTGGTCCACGCCCGAGGGCGGCGTGACCGCGCGCGTCATTGATATTGGCGCCGGTACTGACGCCGAGCTGGCCAAGCAGGATCTCACCGGCGCCATCGCGCTGGTGGACGGCAACTTCCGCGCGGTATTCCCCAAGGTGATGCAACGGGGCGCGTTGGGTATGCTGGCCGCGCAGAAACTGCCCGCCTACAATCAGCAAACCAAGAACACCACGGCCATTCAATTCACCAGCGTCACCCGGGACACGGTCAATCGTGGCTTCGTGATCTTTGTGTCGTCCGCGTCGCGCGATTCACTCAAGGCCGCGCTCTCCGCTGGCCCCGTGCAAGTGCGCGCTATGGTGAAGGCACAATTCGAGTCGCGTCCCGAACGCACCGTGGTGGCAGAAATTCGCGGTGCGCTGCGTCCCGCCGAACGCTTTGTCTATTCAGCGCACGTGCAGGAACCTGGTGCCAACGACAATGCGTCCGGCGTGGGACTGTTGGCCGAGATGGCACGCACCGCCGCCGTGATGTTCAAGCGCGGACAGGTCAATCCGGCGCGCACACTCACGTTTCTGTGGGGCGACGAAATTCGTTCCACCGACCGCTTTCTCAAGGAAGACAGCGTGCGGCGGGCCGGCGTGAAGTGGGGCATGTCGCTGGATATGGTGGGCGAGAACACCGCCCTCACCGGCGGCACGTTCCTCATCGAGAAGATGCCCGACCCGTCGGCCGTGTGGGTACGTGGCGAAGATCAGCACTCCGAATGGGGCGGCAGTCCGATTGCCGCGTCGGCCATTCGCGCCTACTGGTTCAACGATTTTGTGCGGCAACGCTGTCTCGATCGTGCCGCCACCACCGGCTGGGTGGTCAAGTCCAATCCCTTTGAGGGCGGCAGCGATCACACGCCGTTTCTCAATGCGAAAATCCCCGCGGTGCTACTCTGGCACTTTACCGATCAGTTCTACCACACCGATCTCGATCGGCTGGACATGGTGAGTGCCACCACCCTCACCAATGTCGGCAACTGCGCGCTCAACACCGGCCTCCTGCTCACGGCGGGTACACCCGGCGTTACCAAGGCCGCACTCACCGAACTGGCCGACGTGGCGGTGCGTGAACTGCGCACACAAGGGGACCTGTCGGCCAAGGCCATCCAGAGTGGATCGACCGCGGCCGCCGAACGCGTCATCATTGAGGCGTGGCGCGACTACTATGTTGCAGCGCTGACCAAGATCCCCGACATGGCCGTCAACGCGGTGGGCTTCGATGCCGCTATTGCGGCCGCGCAGGAACGGGTGCGACGCGTCGCCACTGAGGTGCTCGGCCAGCTGGGCCGCTGA
- a CDS encoding ATP-binding protein, with product MKPRAVPAKANPLTAPNRFAGGGVAVLGEDFTNRETERAEIARSLRTPRGHIVVAGLRRMGKTSILLAVRDELVKAGHPVLYVDLWTASTIEDMTTRLASAAAATLGRRWQDTVTRLGRTLRLGFEVTESPTGLMIPVPKLEFRGAPIGTQRQRLVETLDLLEQLATSQKAHLSVIIDEFQEIERLGSEGRGNQRVSAMRQVRAAIQHHRHVTYAFAGSDRRLIQELHAEDGGALHNLGRKYDIGPIESNHFAKWIERRFRIMGIDGSGAGLRIIDVAGPRTRDVRTLAESIAELARERAVVTEALIDDGVRAVVRQRHPSYEADWKSLTRLQQNVLRAVAAEGTGLTKRDTRDKYGLGEASGISKTIEALTERAVLLRDDTTVIFDDPFYRAWVIDAALSDVGVRLPITFLPNR from the coding sequence ATGAAACCCCGCGCCGTCCCCGCGAAAGCCAATCCCCTCACCGCGCCGAACCGTTTTGCCGGCGGCGGTGTGGCGGTGCTCGGCGAGGACTTCACCAATCGCGAAACGGAGCGCGCCGAAATCGCGAGAAGCCTGCGCACACCACGCGGTCATATCGTGGTCGCGGGGCTCCGCCGCATGGGCAAAACCTCTATCCTGCTCGCGGTCCGCGACGAACTGGTCAAGGCTGGCCATCCGGTGCTGTACGTCGATCTCTGGACGGCGTCCACCATCGAGGACATGACCACGCGACTTGCGTCTGCCGCCGCCGCAACGCTCGGCCGACGCTGGCAAGACACCGTCACACGGTTGGGTCGAACGCTGAGACTCGGCTTTGAAGTCACGGAATCTCCCACCGGACTCATGATTCCTGTTCCCAAGCTTGAGTTCCGTGGCGCGCCGATTGGCACGCAACGGCAGCGGCTGGTGGAAACGCTTGACTTGCTCGAACAGCTTGCCACCAGTCAGAAGGCGCACTTAAGCGTGATCATCGACGAGTTTCAGGAGATAGAACGACTGGGCAGCGAAGGGCGGGGCAATCAGCGCGTCAGTGCGATGCGCCAGGTGCGAGCGGCTATTCAGCATCACAGACACGTCACCTATGCATTCGCCGGATCCGATCGCCGTCTCATTCAGGAGCTGCACGCTGAAGACGGCGGCGCGCTGCATAATCTGGGACGAAAGTACGACATCGGCCCCATCGAATCGAATCACTTTGCGAAGTGGATCGAACGGCGGTTTCGTATCATGGGGATTGATGGCAGCGGCGCGGGTCTTCGCATTATCGATGTCGCCGGTCCACGTACCCGGGATGTGCGTACCCTGGCCGAGTCGATCGCCGAACTGGCTCGCGAGCGGGCTGTGGTAACGGAGGCACTCATCGATGACGGCGTGCGGGCCGTCGTGAGACAACGTCATCCCAGTTACGAAGCCGATTGGAAATCGCTTACCCGTCTCCAGCAGAATGTGCTGCGCGCGGTTGCCGCTGAAGGCACCGGACTGACCAAGCGGGACACTCGCGACAAGTACGGGCTCGGCGAGGCGAGTGGAATCTCCAAAACCATCGAAGCGCTGACCGAGCGCGCCGTGTTGCTGCGCGACGACACCACCGTGATATTCGATGACCCGTTCTATCGCGCCTGGGTCATCGACGCGGCGCTGTCGGATGTTGGCGTTCGACTGCCTATCACGTTCCTGCCCAATCGTTGA